In a single window of the Prinia subflava isolate CZ2003 ecotype Zambia chromosome 3, Cam_Psub_1.2, whole genome shotgun sequence genome:
- the EXPH5 gene encoding exophilin-5 isoform X5 gives MATAEMYNSPMSTETSGHSFDTNQNETIEKSTLEWDEQLEKEIFSVLSDLDDQLAQEQTQDPLDRTVSTSSASNVQSSSAFPTSKRQTASRGQQRNDWSDVPSTFFPDGLRTLRAKDEHRIFLRPRKLHSAYINWHQTAFQEDCGYGDAVDGNPRLHRRRLSAVSFGRSSEGSLYPPSVTQNSGFRHKGCINRDTAGRSYSVCSLRRCPSSVSSDQLSASGLQHPLARESKNGFIPRFGRQNPKRIPLSSIVWNNTPDSSEQTPETMFRTQSLMEFHATDHGRYPGSLQETKKYPSYHSKHHYRRSISSSNCFSRVSCPDKAASPLPFDNWENYPLYKSENNLSRSYYGDASSHGKLYANQKNSYGRKDSYPSWADIPQCYSDEVFLSPDASFEAFMANLNDHQWAHTKNAKFGSQRLQKDFHMYSPENTSIKRMTRGANRNFSEFTESYQPWLSCTSSVSSSGMRTDESVFPNSKDQPKPAGLNRNSVVVTQGSTKADFTHLEKAEGVKQPDEDTLLQPVPQHADTSYINARSFSSNSPASAMWQRDVSLFNTVTSKRQTQATARGDTAKICTSSGDKRNIEMKENDCPPNSVFSHPPCVLPPDGSRKEPFLLSQKEWEHNLPYVAQRESIKRDSWSAEALNKATPKRLSSLLNVTSALSTEKLANRQGMLSCPPEHSSSFSQNSPQALSHKDNAKCLGTLTNSSVSCTVTESQTEGGKTAEVSRIGVSKEISQKTLQNASTLVTKDCNGQFTTSSPRNGNSGNIYMHSFDGDPNTSENSLSYFCLEKGTEKMRSTSPCMRRFHKQDSSPRHTSSCSITGSPERNSLKSSDPLVIYYTLPRKSASIAGSIMSETPISLPRESRTSYNCLRSETLHRADTSYSKQRDMSCLDPKCSFLTSASLNAATGDKDYYSPLTKNINDSVSSSTSVDLTDRCEHLSRRESSVFSDYKEGGNFLQKYKTTSTFTVCVDEDHVKYHELVSIYYTLPRRHSKTFCSLFRDNSEDADLPCSKENAQSPRIQNKKKEGHVSLANDFFPTTSEKEVPSYSSDQSSVLVTPQNLRTAVDSEEETSHLSPSSEKSVSGVLNKKDNSAYLSLAENVLSDVVTKEISFAGPQSTAIVDKLDKAISNASSSQKAEINVKEKKEILQRATPRISTLSTPPKPGRHLEHPLYSNSTNKNIIQKGSSENCPQAPKVNKKNLNSLFLRSREKNSLGRGGNTEHADVPLSPVQDVYRDSAQVKQRVDVLHRTTPLCNNKFSGLQFRADSSRKKENGLNFCSKVLPESPSKASEVSTAPSADPLLQLDKVASTDTDEVKKLKIKKEQNSQSSHIGRVYSGLQESERHSEGNLNVKDKVSRVTQDQNIIQSAEEENKLKVKDIEKRKNRPSIKNKLAAVYKTSRKFSSKNLPPKPHISNIFSQNDGSATSLEVNMSLDSLISVDSHQPFLELDNENQNHSLNSEKNTPRPRTADNKKTENQNDPSLLVNTKRRPFTSSYTQKEAISPQKTAVKVENRPRLTTLFPDKAVTTRNKNSQTLDLGLESKSQPIAPSATTSYPLDEEKGRASSHACAPPSPLLTDKNSNTYVNSHLQADTCPEQNLTSQTALGQRQNTSQPASLENANLNSQQLCKSHAKSQRERHLSEGICARDSLETSASGSNILPKGGIHGKRFKSYSELLSCDENENWAPDDEKCYSTRNLMYPSVEFGIFGKEQQLAFLENTKRSLTEGRLWRPCLLNNPGAFRDTESSSINRAELLSSSSAGSKMSSAASSPRELTDTYGEDPAAYSDSDSDTTTDDEYYLDEADKESEL, from the coding sequence TTCTAAGTGATCTGGATGACCAGCTGGCCCAGGAACAAACCCAAGACCCTTTGGACAGGACAGTTTCTACTAGCAGTGCATCAAATGTCCAAAGTAGTAGTGCATTCCCTACTTCAAAGAGGCAGACTGCTAGTAGGGGGCAACAGAGAAATGACTGGAGTGACGTGCCCAGCACATTTTTCCCAGATGGACTGAGAACACTAAGGGCCAAAGATGAACACAGGATTTTCCTCAGACCAAGGAAGTTACACAGTGCATATATAAACTGGCACCAAACAGCCTTTCAAGAAGATTGCGGTTACGGTGATGCAGTCGATGGAAATCCTCGTCTGCACCGTAGGAGGCTGTCTGCGGTTTCTTTCGGACGGTCTTCGGAAGGGAGCCTATATCCCCCTTCCGTAACACAGAACAGCGGATTTAGACACAAGGGTTGTATAAACAGAGATACAGCTGGCAGAAGTTACTCTGTGTGTTCCCTTCGGAGGTGTCCATCATCAGTATCTTCTGATCAGCTATCAGCATCTGGTTTGCAGCATCCATTGGCAAGGGAGAGCAAGAATGGTTTTATACCAAGGTTTGGCCGACAGAACCCAAAGAGAATTCCTCTGTCTTCCATTGTATGGAACAACACACCAGACTCTTCAGAACAAACTCCAGAAACAATGTTTAGAACTCAATCACTGATGGAGTTTCATGCTACAGATCACGGTAGATATCCCGGCTCCTTACAAGAAACTAAGAAATACCCAAGTTACCACTCAAAACACCACTATAGAAGATCTATTTCAAGCAGTAATTGCTTTAGTAGAGTTAGTTGCCCTGACAAAGCTGCTTCTCCCTTGCCCTTTGATAACTGGGAAAACTACCCTTTATACAAATCAGAAAACAATCTTTCTAGATCCTACTATGGAGATGCCTCTTCTCATGGCAAGTTGTATGCAAACCAAAAGAATTCTTACGGAAGAAAAGACAGCTATCCTTCTTGGGCTGATATTCCTCAATGTTACAGTGATGAAGTGTTTCTTTCCCCTGATGCCAGCTTTGAAGCGTTTATGGCTAATTTAAATGACCACCAGTGGGCACATACAAAGAATGCCAAATTTGGTTCACAGCGCCTGCAGAAGGATTTTCACATGTACTCTCCAGAAAATACAAGTATCAAAAGGATGACAAGAGGTGCCAACAGAAATTTTTCAGAATTCACTGAGAGCTATCAGCCTTGGCTAAGTTGTACCTCTTCTGTTTCTTCATCTGGTATGAGAACTGATGAGTCAGTCTTTCCCAATTCAAAGGACCAACCAAAACCTGCAGGACTGAACAGGAATTCAGTTGTCGTTACCCAAGGGAGTACTAAGGCAGACTTTACACACCTGGAAAAGGCTGAAGGCGTGAAACAGCCAGACGAAGACACGCTGTTACAGCCAGTTCCTCAACACGCAGATACAAGCTACATCAACGCACGGAGTTTTTCCTCCAACAGCCCTGCTTCTGCCATGTGGCAAAGAGATGTCTCTCTCTTTAACACAGTGACATCAAAGAGACAAACCCAAGCCACTGCCAGAGGAGATACAGCAAAAATCTGTACATCAAGTGGTGATAAAAGAAATatagaaatgaaggaaaatgatTGCCCACCCAACAGTGTGTTCAGTCACCCTCCCTGTGTTTTGCCACCTGATGGGAGCAGGAAGGAACCTTTTCTTCTAAGCCAGAAAGAATGGGAACATAATTTGCCTTATGTAGCACAAAGAGAGAGCATCAAACGGGACAGTTGGAGTGCAGAAGCCCTTAACAAAGCTACTCCAAAGAGACTGTCCTCACTACTAAATGTTACTTCTGCTCTGTCCACTGAAAAATTAGCAAACCGTCAAGGCATGTTGTCTTGTCCTCCTGAGCACTCATCTAGTTTCTCACAAAACTCTCCACAAGCACTTTCTCATAAAGACAATGCTAAATGCTTAGGAACACTAACTAACTCTTCAGTAAGTTGCACTGTTACTGAATCTCAAACAGAAGGGGGGAAAACAGCTGAAGTGAGTAGAATAGGTGTTAGCAAAGAGATTTCACAGAAAACATTGCAAAATGCAAGCACTTTAGTTACTAAGGACTGTAATGGACAATTCACTACTAGTTCTCCACGAAATGGAAattctggaaatatttatatGCATAGCTTTGATGGAGACCCCAATACCTCTGAAAATAGTTTAAGTTATTTTTGCCTTGAAAAAGGAACTGAAAAAATGAGGAGTACTTCACCTTGTATGAGAAGGTTTCACAAGCAAGACAGCTCACCAAGACATACCAGTAGCTGCAGCATTACTGGCTCCCCTGAGAGAAACAGCTTGAAATCTTCTGACCCCCTTGTTATTTATTACACTTTGCCTAGAAAATCAGCTAGCATTGCTGGTAGTATTATGTCAGAGACACCCATCTCTTTACCTAGAGAAAGTAGAACATCATACAATTGTTTAAGGTCTGAAACTCTGCACAGAGCTGACACCTCTTATTCTAAGCAAAGAGATATGTCTTGTTTAGAcccaaaatgttcatttttaacATCAGCATCATTAAATGCTGCCACAGGTGACAAAGATTATTACAGTCCTTTAACCAAAAATATAAATGATTCAGTAAGTAGTAGTACATCAGTTGATCTGACAGATAGATGTGAACATCTAAGTAGAAGAGAatcctctgtgttttcagattATAAGGAGGGGGGAAATTTTTTGCAGAAATATAAAACCACAAGCACATTTACAGTTTGTGTTGATGAAGATCATGTCAAGTATCATGAACTAGTTTCAATTTATTACACACTACCACGGAGGCattcaaaaacattttgtaGCCTCTTTAGAGATAATTCAGAGGATGCAGATTTGCCTTGTTCCAAAGAAAATGCTCAGTCACCAAGaatacaaaacaagaaaaaggaaggtCATGTGAGTTTGGCAAATGATTTTTTCCCTACTACTTCAGAAAAAGAGGTGCCTTCGTATTCCTCTGACCAATCTTCAGTTCTGGTTACACCTCAGAATTTGAGAACTGCTGTTGATAGTGAAGAAGAGACTTCTCACTTATCCCCTAGCTCTGAGAAGTCAGTGAGTGGGGTACTTAACAAGAAAGATAATTCAGCATATCTTTCATTAGCAGAAAATGTACTTTCTGATGTGGTgacaaaagaaatttcttttgctGGCCCACAATCCACTGCAATAGTGGATAAGTTAGATAAGGCCATTTCTAATGCTTCAAGCAGccaaaaggcagaaataaatgtaaaagaaaagaaggaaattttacAAAGAGCCACACCACGAATATCCACTTTATCAACCCCTCCCAAGCCAGGCAGACATTTAGAGCATCCTTTATATTCTAattcaacaaataaaaatattatacaGAAGGGAAGCTCTGAAAATTGCCCTCAGGCCCCAAAAGTGAACAAGAAAAATCTGAACAGTTTATTCCTCCGCTCCAGAGAGAAGAATTCCCTTGGAAGGGGTGGTAACACAGAGCATGCTGATGTGCCACTTTCTCCTGTGCAAGATGTGTACAGGGATAGTGCCCAAGTTAAACAGAGAGTAGATGTCCTACACCGAACCACCCCTCTGTGTAATAATAAATTTAGTGGACTGCAATTTAGGGCTGAcagttcaagaaaaaaagagaatggtTTAAACTTTTGTAGCAAAGTGCTTCCAGAGTCTCCAAGCAAAGCATCTGAGGTaagcacagctcccagtgctgatCCATTACTTCAGCTAGACAAAGTGGCTAGCACAGATACAGATGAagtaaagaaactgaaaattaaaaaagagcaaaactcACAGAGTTCTCATATAGGTAGAGTTTACAGTGGTCTTCAGGAATCAGAGAGGCATAGTGAGGGCAACCTGAACGTTAAAGATAAAGTCTCCAGGGTTACACAAGATCAGAACATAATACAGAGTGCAGAAGAGGAGAACAAGCTCAAAGTCAAAGAtatagaaaaaaggaaaaacagaccttcaattaaaaataaattggcaGCTGTTTACAAAACAAGTCGTAAATTTTCAAGTAAAAATTTACCCCCCAAACCACACATAAGTAACATTTTTTCACAGAATGATGGAAGTGCTACTTCTTTAGAGGTCAACATGTCTCTTGACTCATTGATTTCAGTGGATTCCCACCAGCCATTCCTGGAGTTGGACAATGAAAATCAGAATCACAGTCTGAACTCTGAGAAGAATACTCCAAGACCAAGAACAGCTGATAATAAGAAGACTGAAAATCAGAATGATCCTTCTTTGCTTGTTAACACCAAAAGGAGGCCTTTTACAAGTTCATACACACAGAAGGAAGCCATCAGTCCTCAAAAAACTGCAGTGAAAGTGGAAAATAGGCCAAGACTCACAACCCTATTTCCAGATAAAGCAGTAACCACAAGAAATAAGAATTCCCAAACACTTGATCTTGGGTTAGAAAGCAAAAGCCAGCCCATCGCTCCCAGTGCTACTACCTCATACCCACTGgatgaagagaaaggaagagctAGCAGTCATGCCTGCGCTCCTCCCTCGCCACTTTTGACTGACAAAAACTCCAACACTTACGTAAATAGCCACTTGCAGGCAGACACATGTCCAGAGCAAAACTTGACTTCCCAGACAGCGCTTGGCCAGCGTCAAAACACCTCTCAGCCTGCCAGCTTAGAAAACGCTAACCTCAACAGCCAGCAGTTGTGCAAGAGCCATGCGAAAAGTCAGCGCGAGCGTCACCTCTCTGAGGGCATTTGTGCTCGAGACTCCCTTGAGACCTCTGCCTCAGGAAGCAATATTCTACCCAAAGGTGGCATACATGGGAAGAGATTTAAATCTTACTCAGAGCTGTTGTCTTGCGATGAGAATGAAAACTGGGCACCAGATGATGAAAAATGTTACAGCACTAGAAATCTAATGTATCCGTCTGTGGAATTTGGTATATTTGGCAAAGAGCAACAACTGGCTTTCCTGGAAAATACCAAGAGGTCACTCACAGAAGGGCGATTATGGAGACCCTGTCTTCTTAATAACCCTGGTGCTTTCAGAGATACAGAGAGCTCTTCTATAAACAGGGCTGAGCTTCTGAGCTCGAGTTCTGCTGGGAGCAAAATGTCATCAGCTGCCTCGTCCCCTCGAGAGCTGACGGATACCTACGGGGAAGACCCAGCCGCTTACTCGGACTCAGACAGTGATACCACCACCGATGATGAGTATTACCTAGATGAGGCAGATAAAGAATCAGAGCTATGA